In Crinalium epipsammum PCC 9333, the following are encoded in one genomic region:
- a CDS encoding extracellular catalytic domain type 1 short-chain-length polyhydroxyalkanoate depolymerase, which yields MNLLFLKPSAQLTLTLLLVSITTSCDANSTLVSAKLQPQISATTKQQPLQIGAATGELRHQGRQRSYYLYTPKSYNPKRQMPLILAFHGSGSQGKDLASSTGFNELAERQGFIIAYPNGIDRRWDVASNPMWGVNDVSFVSTLINHLKQTRSIDKRRIYATGVSNGGFLVQRLACELNSQIAAFGSVVATMPGEVKEFCNSKRPISMLMINGTNDDKVPWAGTKIFGYSILSVPDSIKFWRQHNGCTGKEVKKSLNKRVDISRYPNCRDGAEVELVTLKGAGHIFPRGGGGSSQLINASQEIWNFFKRHPL from the coding sequence ATGAACCTGTTATTTTTAAAACCTTCTGCACAACTAACCTTGACGTTGCTGTTAGTTAGTATTACAACTAGCTGCGATGCTAACTCAACTTTAGTTAGTGCTAAATTGCAACCACAAATATCTGCCACAACTAAACAACAGCCACTACAAATAGGTGCGGCAACGGGAGAATTGCGGCATCAAGGACGGCAGAGAAGTTATTACTTATATACTCCCAAATCTTACAACCCTAAGCGCCAGATGCCATTAATTTTAGCATTTCATGGTTCTGGCTCTCAAGGAAAAGATTTAGCATCTAGTACAGGGTTTAATGAATTAGCAGAACGTCAAGGATTTATCATTGCTTACCCGAATGGAATTGATCGACGTTGGGACGTAGCAAGTAATCCAATGTGGGGCGTGAATGATGTTTCTTTTGTCTCTACTCTAATCAACCACCTCAAGCAAACTAGAAGTATTGATAAACGCAGAATCTATGCTACTGGGGTGTCTAATGGTGGTTTTTTAGTGCAAAGATTAGCTTGCGAACTGAATAGCCAAATTGCTGCTTTTGGCTCAGTAGTTGCTACTATGCCTGGTGAGGTAAAAGAATTTTGTAATTCTAAACGTCCAATTTCTATGTTAATGATCAATGGCACAAATGATGACAAAGTGCCTTGGGCAGGTACTAAAATATTTGGCTATTCGATTTTGTCTGTTCCAGATAGTATTAAGTTTTGGCGACAACATAATGGTTGCACTGGGAAGGAAGTTAAAAAAAGTTTAAATAAGCGTGTAGATATTTCTCGTTATCCTAATTGTCGGGATGGTGCAGAGGTAGAACTTGTTACTTTAAAAGGTGCGGGACACATTTTCCCCAGAGGCGGTGGCGGTAGTTCGCAATTAATTAATGCTAGTCAGGAAATATGGAATTTTTTTAAACGCCATCCGTTGTGA
- a CDS encoding glutathione S-transferase family protein — protein MSQTAVGTKKKGKSLPPKPIVKLGKFVWTTMWHLMMSQLAPRNQSGEYVRPNSQFRNFITTEEENPYKPAAGRYRLYVGLGCPWAHRTLVVLALKGLEDAIEVSIASPSPDQGIWVLDQLDEGCQNLPELYQLALPGYSGRSTVPVLWDKETKTIVNNESAEIIVILNSEFNDFAKNPTLDLYPVDLKHTIDSWNDKIYNTVNNGVYRCGFAQTQTAYEQACNELFATLDEIDKVLAKNRYICGDRLTLADVRLFTTLFRFDIVYYGLFKCNRRRIQDYQNLGYYLRDLYQLPGVAGTCNLEAVKRDYYGNLFPLNPGGIIPTGPDISNLTAPHNRENLGKDAVFQQ, from the coding sequence ATGTCACAAACAGCAGTTGGCACTAAAAAAAAGGGTAAATCGCTTCCTCCAAAACCCATAGTTAAATTAGGAAAGTTTGTTTGGACAACAATGTGGCATTTAATGATGTCACAACTTGCCCCGCGTAATCAATCAGGCGAGTATGTTCGTCCAAACAGTCAATTCCGCAACTTTATTACTACAGAGGAAGAAAACCCCTACAAACCAGCCGCAGGGCGTTATCGTCTTTATGTAGGATTAGGATGTCCTTGGGCGCACCGTACTTTAGTAGTTTTAGCACTTAAAGGACTTGAAGATGCGATCGAAGTATCAATAGCGTCACCTTCACCAGATCAAGGAATTTGGGTATTAGATCAATTAGATGAGGGTTGCCAAAATCTACCAGAACTATATCAACTAGCATTACCAGGCTACAGTGGACGTAGTACAGTACCCGTATTATGGGATAAAGAAACAAAAACAATAGTTAACAATGAGAGTGCAGAAATCATCGTTATTCTGAACTCAGAATTTAACGATTTTGCCAAGAATCCTACACTGGATCTTTATCCAGTGGATTTGAAACACACAATTGATTCTTGGAACGACAAAATTTATAACACAGTAAATAATGGTGTATATCGTTGCGGTTTTGCCCAAACTCAAACCGCATACGAACAAGCTTGTAATGAATTGTTTGCTACCTTAGATGAGATTGACAAAGTATTAGCAAAAAATAGATATATTTGTGGCGATCGCCTTACACTAGCAGATGTGCGTTTATTCACCACCTTATTCCGATTTGATATTGTCTACTACGGACTATTTAAGTGCAATCGTAGAAGAATCCAAGACTATCAAAACTTAGGATATTACCTGCGCGATTTGTATCAACTGCCAGGTGTTGCTGGAACTTGTAACTTAGAAGCAGTAAAACGCGATTACTACGGTAATTTATTTCCCCTGAATCCTGGTGGTATTATTCCTACTGGACCTGATATTAGCAACCTCACTGCACCACACAATCGGGAAAACTTAGGTAAAGATGCAGTTTTTCAGCAATAA
- a CDS encoding NADH:flavin oxidoreductase/NADH oxidase: MHLFDPIKIRDITSRNRIAVSPMCQYSSVDGYANDWHFVHLGSRAVGGAGLVMTEAAAVEARGRISPQDLGIWSDDHVENLARVTKFIQVQGAVAGIQLAHAGRKASNYRPWDGVGTVPEDEGGWSDIIAPSAIPFSDGDLTPKALDTEEIQSLIQTFVDATRRAEAAGFQVVEIHAAHGYLLHEFLSPLTNQRTDDYGGSFLNRTRIVREVVEAVRQHLPERYPLFLRISATDWVEGGWDIEQSVELVRQLQPLGIDLVDCSSGAIIPKVSVPTGAGYQTPFSERIRRETGISTGAVGMITASQQADHIIRTGQADMVLLGRELLRDPYWPLKASIELNQSGSLPPQYLRGKP, from the coding sequence ATGCACCTTTTTGACCCGATAAAAATTCGTGATATCACTTCCCGCAACCGCATCGCCGTTTCACCTATGTGCCAATACTCCAGTGTGGACGGCTATGCCAATGATTGGCACTTTGTCCATTTGGGTAGCCGTGCTGTAGGTGGGGCAGGGTTAGTGATGACTGAAGCCGCAGCAGTAGAAGCAAGAGGTCGCATAAGTCCTCAAGATTTGGGCATTTGGAGTGATGATCATGTGGAAAACTTAGCCCGCGTTACTAAGTTTATCCAGGTGCAGGGAGCCGTCGCAGGTATCCAGTTGGCTCATGCTGGGCGTAAAGCTAGTAACTATCGTCCTTGGGACGGTGTGGGAACTGTACCTGAAGATGAGGGGGGATGGAGTGACATTATTGCTCCTAGTGCTATTCCCTTTTCTGATGGAGACTTAACCCCAAAAGCTTTAGATACAGAAGAAATTCAAAGTTTAATTCAAACTTTTGTTGATGCAACACGCCGAGCGGAGGCAGCAGGTTTTCAGGTAGTTGAGATTCATGCTGCTCACGGTTATCTATTGCATGAATTTCTTTCGCCACTAACTAATCAGCGTACTGATGATTACGGTGGTTCTTTCTTGAACCGCACCCGCATAGTTAGAGAGGTTGTGGAGGCAGTTCGACAACATTTGCCTGAGCGTTATCCCCTGTTTTTACGCATTTCTGCTACAGATTGGGTTGAGGGTGGTTGGGATATTGAGCAGTCGGTTGAGTTAGTACGACAACTGCAACCACTAGGTATAGATTTGGTTGATTGTTCTTCAGGGGCAATTATCCCCAAAGTTTCAGTCCCTACTGGCGCTGGATATCAAACGCCATTTTCTGAACGCATACGACGTGAGACAGGAATTTCAACAGGCGCTGTGGGGATGATTACTGCATCGCAGCAAGCGGATCACATTATTCGGACAGGTCAAGCTGATATGGTGCTACTAGGTCGTGAGTTATTACGCGATCCTTATTGGCCGCTAAAAGCATCTATAGAATTGAATCAATCGGGATCTTTGCCTCCTCAATATCTCAGAGGGAAACCTTAA
- a CDS encoding glutathione S-transferase family protein has product MQQQNISKLPSMRLITIPISHYCEKVRWALDWLEIPYTEERHVPFFHRLATSRDGGKSVPVLVTQDGTFTDSTDILHYLDTKNTKSKKLYPSEPNLRNEVNQLEELFDTRLGNNIRRWGYFYRIHDREGIRRSWCTGTPGWEKAGFAIAFPVMRKIVQRTYNITAVSARDSLQEIQQIFEIVNKKLSDARPYLIGDNLSAADITFAALVAPALLPPEHPIKPPALETFNNQEMITTIKELRATPAGVYALRLYREQR; this is encoded by the coding sequence ATGCAGCAACAAAATATTAGTAAATTACCCAGTATGCGATTAATTACTATCCCAATCAGCCATTATTGTGAAAAAGTACGATGGGCATTAGATTGGTTAGAAATTCCATATACTGAAGAACGTCATGTACCCTTTTTTCATCGACTAGCAACTTCTCGTGACGGCGGAAAAAGTGTTCCAGTGTTAGTTACCCAAGACGGAACCTTTACTGATTCAACAGATATTTTGCATTACTTAGATACTAAGAATACAAAAAGCAAAAAACTTTATCCGAGTGAACCAAATCTTCGCAACGAAGTTAATCAGTTAGAAGAACTTTTTGATACTCGACTAGGAAATAATATTCGACGTTGGGGATACTTTTATCGTATTCATGATCGTGAAGGAATTCGCCGTTCTTGGTGTACAGGAACTCCTGGGTGGGAAAAAGCAGGATTTGCGATCGCATTTCCTGTAATGCGAAAGATAGTGCAACGAACATATAACATTACAGCCGTTTCTGCTAGAGATTCCTTGCAAGAAATTCAGCAGATTTTTGAAATAGTCAATAAAAAACTATCCGATGCGCGTCCTTACCTCATAGGCGATAATTTATCAGCAGCAGATATAACTTTTGCCGCTTTAGTTGCCCCCGCATTACTACCTCCAGAACACCCCATAAAACCACCTGCACTTGAAACATTTAATAATCAAGAGATGATCACAACTATTAAAGAGTTAAGAGCAACTCCCGCCGGAGTTTACGCACTACGTCTTTACCGAGAACAACGTTAG
- the hisC gene encoding histidinol-phosphate transaminase: MSYFRQNIDLMSGYQPGEQPPAGVKVIKLNTNENPYPPSPKALQVMQNLDGELLRRYPDPMAGEFREAASQVLGVPKEWILVGNGSDDLLTMLMRACADRDRNVVYPMPTYVLYRTLAEIQDGCIAEIPYDDDYQLPVERLIAANGAVTFIASPNSPSGTSIPLELLDKLAAHLSGILVVDEAYVDFAESDALSLVQKYDNVIILRTLSKGYSLAGLRLGFGIAQPSLLEGLIKVKDSYNVDAIAYRIGAAALLDQDYKIANAEKIKTSRTKLTNNLEQLGFKVLPSQANFLLAQPSQKQAEWLYQNLKNQGILVRYFKQPQLEDKLRITVGTEEENAALIKALTQPCGSD, encoded by the coding sequence ATGAGCTACTTTCGCCAAAATATTGATTTGATGTCTGGCTACCAGCCAGGAGAACAGCCTCCAGCAGGTGTTAAGGTAATCAAACTCAATACAAATGAAAATCCTTACCCGCCTTCGCCAAAAGCCTTGCAGGTAATGCAGAATCTGGATGGAGAACTATTGCGCCGTTATCCAGATCCAATGGCGGGAGAATTCCGTGAAGCTGCCAGCCAAGTTTTAGGTGTACCGAAAGAGTGGATTTTGGTAGGTAATGGCAGTGATGACCTTTTAACAATGCTGATGCGGGCTTGTGCCGATCGCGATCGCAACGTTGTTTATCCCATGCCAACTTATGTCTTATATCGTACCTTGGCTGAGATCCAAGATGGGTGTATAGCAGAAATTCCTTATGATGATGATTATCAATTGCCAGTTGAGCGATTAATTGCGGCTAATGGTGCTGTCACCTTCATCGCTTCCCCTAATAGTCCTTCTGGTACTTCTATACCCCTAGAATTATTAGATAAACTAGCAGCACACTTATCAGGGATATTAGTTGTTGATGAAGCGTATGTAGATTTTGCTGAATCTGATGCTTTGTCGTTAGTGCAAAAATACGACAATGTGATTATTTTACGCACTCTTTCTAAAGGTTATTCTCTGGCGGGGTTGCGGTTGGGGTTTGGAATTGCTCAACCAAGCTTGTTAGAAGGATTAATTAAGGTTAAAGATAGTTATAACGTGGATGCGATCGCATATCGTATTGGTGCAGCAGCATTGCTAGATCAAGATTACAAAATCGCTAATGCTGAAAAAATTAAAACCTCCCGCACTAAACTAACTAACAATTTAGAGCAACTAGGTTTTAAAGTATTACCATCTCAAGCTAACTTTTTATTAGCTCAACCTTCCCAAAAACAAGCTGAATGGCTCTACCAAAACTTGAAAAATCAAGGCATCTTAGTGAGATATTTTAAGCAACCACAACTAGAGGACAAACTACGAATCACAGTTGGCACAGAAGAGGAAAATGCAGCTTTAATTAAAGCATTAACTCAGCCATGTGGATCAGATTAA
- a CDS encoding DUF6006 family protein, which translates to MKNLNKWLLGLAIVPVSFFVGANHASASQVVSQWYFGLWNCNIDGRPAQMQWYVVDDPQTNCSGGVCSTSSGVRVVGRFSDNRSPWVKLAKRYSNASELGIRYLGNEQDNWYLKYNSNTRLARGWTTWRGNRYPLQCQKR; encoded by the coding sequence ATGAAAAACTTAAACAAGTGGCTATTAGGATTGGCAATAGTTCCTGTAAGTTTCTTTGTTGGCGCAAATCATGCCAGCGCCTCTCAAGTAGTCAGCCAATGGTACTTTGGTCTATGGAATTGTAATATTGATGGTAGACCTGCACAAATGCAGTGGTATGTAGTAGACGATCCTCAAACAAATTGTAGCGGTGGTGTATGTAGTACTTCTTCTGGTGTGCGTGTTGTTGGACGTTTCAGTGATAACCGTAGCCCTTGGGTGAAGTTAGCTAAAAGGTATTCAAATGCTTCGGAATTAGGTATCCGCTATTTAGGTAACGAGCAAGATAACTGGTATCTCAAATACAACAGTAATACTAGACTAGCTAGGGGTTGGACAACATGGCGAGGTAATCGTTACCCACTGCAATGTCAAAAGAGATAA
- a CDS encoding protein tyrosine phosphatase family protein yields the protein MANNGIENIYNFFKISEFIATAGQPTLEQLTIIKLSNYQAVINLALLDSPNALPNEESIVKSLGMEYIHLPVIWENPTIEDITRFFSLMKNFSNKRVFIHCAANKRVSAFIYLYRIIYQKINKEQAQKDLHQIWIPNEKWQNFIQQVTDNC from the coding sequence ATGGCTAATAATGGCATCGAAAATATTTACAATTTTTTCAAAATTTCAGAGTTTATAGCAACCGCAGGGCAACCTACACTAGAACAACTTACAATTATAAAACTATCAAATTATCAAGCAGTTATTAATCTTGCCCTCCTAGACTCTCCCAATGCCCTACCTAATGAAGAATCTATTGTTAAATCTCTAGGCATGGAATATATCCACCTACCTGTTATTTGGGAAAACCCTACTATTGAAGACATAACTCGTTTCTTTAGCCTTATGAAAAATTTTTCAAACAAACGAGTTTTTATTCATTGTGCCGCTAACAAAAGAGTCTCAGCTTTTATTTATCTATATCGCATTATTTACCAAAAAATAAATAAAGAACAAGCTCAAAAAGATTTACATCAAATTTGGATACCCAATGAAAAATGGCAAAACTTTATCCAACAAGTTACTGACAATTGTTAG
- a CDS encoding glucose 1-dehydrogenase, with the protein MRRVQNKVALITGGASGIGKATAKLLAREGAVVVFTDLSERDITSVSTEIGSSAIFCKHDVTNSQQWEDVIKLIGDRFHKLDILVNCAGIAGINAAQDPENATLDTWRQVMNVNMEGVFLGCQHAIPLMKATGGSIVNISSYAAIIGTPLAVAYGASKAGVRQFSKSVALYCAQQGYKIRCNCILPGAILTPMWEGFLGSGEERNQRSEQITKQIPLGVWGEPEDVAYAVLYFASDESKFITGAELVIDGGQSVG; encoded by the coding sequence ATGAGAAGAGTTCAAAATAAAGTTGCTCTAATTACTGGTGGTGCTTCAGGAATTGGTAAGGCTACTGCTAAGTTACTGGCGCGTGAAGGTGCAGTTGTAGTTTTTACTGATTTAAGCGAGCGCGATATTACTAGCGTTAGTACAGAAATTGGTAGCAGTGCGATTTTTTGCAAGCATGATGTTACCAATTCACAGCAATGGGAAGATGTAATTAAGCTGATAGGCGATCGCTTTCACAAATTAGATATCTTGGTAAACTGTGCTGGTATTGCTGGCATCAACGCGGCACAAGATCCCGAAAACGCCACATTAGACACTTGGCGACAGGTAATGAATGTAAATATGGAAGGCGTTTTTCTCGGATGTCAACACGCCATACCCCTAATGAAAGCAACAGGCGGTTCAATAGTAAATATTTCATCCTATGCTGCCATAATTGGTACGCCCTTAGCGGTTGCTTATGGTGCAAGTAAAGCTGGTGTGCGTCAGTTTTCTAAATCTGTTGCTTTATATTGCGCTCAACAAGGTTACAAAATTCGCTGTAATTGCATCTTGCCAGGAGCAATTTTAACTCCAATGTGGGAAGGATTTCTTGGTAGTGGAGAAGAGAGAAATCAACGCAGCGAACAAATTACCAAACAAATACCTTTGGGAGTGTGGGGAGAACCCGAAGATGTTGCTTATGCAGTTCTTTATTTTGCCTCGGATGAATCCAAATTTATTACTGGTGCTGAATTGGTAATTGATGGTGGTCAATCTGTCGGTTGA
- a CDS encoding glycogen-binding domain-containing protein, with protein MASSIEFNLFAPNNKAAGLRGYFSEWKEIFMRKCDDHYFRTNIELEDGVYPYKFRVQSKSPSFELDQWVEVVAPYATDVDDRNNVAIAHIKNGKFLIQIYICQHDDQPLPANHHLVIYEMHVSDFRGR; from the coding sequence ATGGCAAGTTCAATTGAATTCAATTTATTCGCTCCTAATAACAAAGCAGCAGGGTTAAGAGGATATTTCTCTGAATGGAAAGAGATTTTTATGAGAAAATGCGACGATCACTATTTCCGCACTAATATTGAACTTGAGGATGGAGTTTATCCATATAAATTCCGTGTGCAGTCAAAAAGCCCGTCTTTTGAGTTAGATCAATGGGTGGAAGTTGTAGCTCCCTATGCAACAGACGTAGACGATCGCAATAATGTGGCGATCGCACACATTAAAAATGGTAAATTTTTGATACAGATATATATCTGCCAACATGACGACCAGCCACTACCAGCCAATCATCACTTAGTGATCTACGAAATGCACGTATCCGACTTTAGGGGACGATGA
- a CDS encoding MBL fold metallo-hydrolase — translation MDTATELVLLPDSNSEQSNLHNGSVFFIGTATVILRYAGFTILTDPNFLHQGDHVHLGYGLRSTRTTNPAIEIEDLPPVDLLVLSHMHEDHFDRVAESKLKKNLPIISTQHAVDKLKNKGFTSTKPLNTWETFTVHKGNASVRITAMPGRHGPGVLAAALPQVMGSMLEFSFNNQQPVFRVYISGDTLVYEDLKEIPQRYPDIDLALLHLGGTKAFGILLTMDAKQGVQAIQIISPHLSIPIHYNDYTVFKSPLEDFMEAVKAAGLEEKVKYLRHGETYNFISSS, via the coding sequence ATGGATACAGCCACAGAACTTGTGCTACTGCCAGATAGTAATAGTGAGCAATCCAATCTGCACAATGGCTCAGTTTTCTTCATTGGTACTGCCACTGTTATACTCCGCTACGCGGGATTCACAATTCTCACAGATCCCAACTTTCTACATCAGGGTGATCATGTACATTTAGGATATGGATTACGTTCAACTCGCACAACTAATCCAGCCATAGAAATTGAAGATTTACCGCCTGTAGATCTGCTGGTATTATCCCATATGCACGAAGATCATTTTGACCGTGTGGCAGAATCTAAGCTGAAAAAAAATTTACCGATTATTAGTACCCAGCACGCAGTTGATAAACTCAAAAACAAGGGATTTACATCCACAAAACCCTTAAATACTTGGGAAACCTTCACTGTTCATAAAGGTAATGCTTCAGTACGCATTACAGCTATGCCTGGAAGACATGGCCCTGGAGTTTTAGCTGCTGCCTTACCCCAAGTAATGGGCAGTATGTTGGAGTTTAGCTTCAACAATCAACAGCCAGTATTTCGCGTTTATATCAGTGGCGATACATTAGTTTATGAAGATTTAAAGGAAATACCTCAACGCTATCCAGATATTGACCTCGCTTTGCTGCACTTGGGAGGAACAAAAGCCTTTGGAATTTTGCTAACTATGGATGCAAAACAAGGAGTGCAAGCAATTCAGATTATTTCACCACATTTGAGCATACCAATTCACTATAACGATTACACCGTATTTAAGTCCCCGCTTGAGGACTTTATGGAAGCAGTGAAAGCAGCAGGACTAGAGGAAAAAGTAAAATATTTGCGACACGGTGAGACGTATAATTTTATCTCATCAAGCTAG
- a CDS encoding uracil-DNA glycosylase, whose translation MSNENQLSLFDTSTTSQSASSFDLIPTDAKVPIPPGTYETIKQIADHCNRCHRCDLGNNRTHAVIGRGNIQAPIMIVGEAPGQNEDETGLPFVGKSGQLLEKILASVNLSTETDIYISNMVRCRPPNNRPPTTPEIEACKPYLLEQIRMVDPKIILFTGATAVKGLTADKRAISKIRGSWIEWEGRLCMPIFHPSYLLRNPSREAGSPKWLMWQDMQTVRAKLDEIQG comes from the coding sequence ATGTCGAACGAAAACCAACTCAGCTTATTTGATACCTCAACAACGAGCCAATCTGCATCATCCTTTGATCTGATTCCTACAGATGCAAAAGTCCCTATTCCTCCTGGTACTTACGAAACAATCAAGCAGATAGCAGATCACTGTAACCGTTGCCATCGGTGTGATTTAGGAAATAATCGCACTCATGCTGTAATTGGGCGAGGCAATATTCAAGCACCAATTATGATTGTGGGGGAAGCGCCTGGACAAAATGAGGATGAGACAGGGTTGCCATTTGTCGGTAAATCAGGACAACTTTTGGAGAAAATTTTAGCTTCTGTGAATTTGAGTACAGAAACAGATATTTACATATCTAATATGGTGAGATGCCGACCACCCAATAACCGTCCCCCTACTACTCCAGAAATCGAAGCTTGTAAACCTTATCTATTAGAACAAATTCGGATGGTAGACCCGAAAATTATTTTGTTTACAGGTGCTACTGCTGTCAAAGGTTTAACTGCGGATAAGCGAGCTATTTCAAAAATTCGTGGTTCTTGGATAGAGTGGGAAGGGCGTTTGTGTATGCCAATTTTCCACCCATCTTATCTTTTGCGTAATCCTAGCCGTGAGGCTGGTAGCCCTAAATGGTTAATGTGGCAGGATATGCAGACTGTACGCGCCAAGTTAGATGAAATTCAAGGGTGA
- a CDS encoding alpha-amylase family glycosyl hydrolase — protein MVAPIEFNLFAPYNNGAALIGTFSDWKEVPMKKGEDGYFRTAIELEDGVYQYKFKVQSKSWFFEEDQWVEVVDPYATDIDNPTQNGVVRIKDGERIVDTYVWQHDDKPLPADHELVIYEMHVGDFSGGEDDPFARGKYKHAIEKLDYLCDLGINAIELMPVKEYPGDHSWGYNPRYFFATESSYGTTEELKKLIDECHGRGIRVLMDGIFNHSEAESPLTQIDHDYWYHHSPRDPENNWGPEFNYEFYDENLETYPARKFVGDSVRFWIQEYHIDGIRYDAARQIANYDLMHWLVQEAKQAASMKPFYNIAEHIPETTSITNVDGPMDGCWHDSFYHCVLEHICGDTFDLERLKDVLDAKRQGFMGATNIVNYLTNHDHNHVMAELGEREIFDEEAFRRAKLGAVLLMTAMGVPLIWMGEEFGEYKYKTPDQAKIEWTLLKNDLNSGLLDYYKGLIALRKNNHALYTENIEFFHENPEAKVLAYTRWNDEGSRLVVVANFSDQFLGGYSVPGFPENGTWHEWTYDHNVEVGDNNLITDLGEYEAKVFVWH, from the coding sequence ATTGTGGCTCCCATTGAATTTAACTTATTTGCTCCTTATAACAACGGAGCCGCTTTAATCGGGACATTTTCCGATTGGAAAGAAGTTCCCATGAAAAAAGGGGAAGATGGTTATTTTCGCACAGCAATTGAACTAGAAGATGGCGTTTATCAATATAAATTTAAAGTTCAATCTAAATCTTGGTTTTTTGAAGAAGATCAATGGGTAGAGGTGGTAGATCCTTATGCTACTGATATTGATAATCCGACACAAAACGGCGTAGTACGGATTAAAGATGGTGAAAGAATAGTTGATACTTATGTTTGGCAGCATGATGACAAACCCTTGCCTGCCGACCATGAATTAGTGATATATGAAATGCACGTTGGGGACTTCTCCGGTGGTGAAGATGATCCCTTTGCTCGTGGTAAATATAAACACGCTATTGAAAAATTAGATTATCTTTGTGACTTAGGTATTAACGCGATTGAATTAATGCCTGTCAAAGAATATCCAGGGGATCACAGTTGGGGTTATAACCCACGTTATTTCTTTGCAACAGAGTCTAGCTATGGCACTACAGAAGAGTTAAAAAAGCTAATTGATGAATGCCACGGACGAGGTATTCGTGTATTAATGGACGGGATTTTTAACCACTCAGAAGCAGAAAGTCCCCTCACCCAAATTGATCATGATTACTGGTATCATCACTCACCGCGTGATCCTGAAAACAATTGGGGGCCAGAATTTAATTACGAATTCTACGACGAAAACTTAGAAACATATCCTGCCCGTAAATTTGTTGGTGATAGCGTTCGCTTTTGGATTCAAGAATATCATATTGACGGCATTCGCTACGACGCTGCAAGACAAATTGCTAACTACGACCTCATGCACTGGCTAGTCCAAGAAGCTAAACAAGCTGCAAGCATGAAGCCTTTTTATAACATTGCTGAACACATCCCTGAAACAACCAGCATTACTAATGTTGATGGGCCAATGGATGGTTGCTGGCATGATAGCTTTTATCACTGTGTTTTAGAACATATTTGTGGTGATACTTTTGATTTAGAACGTCTCAAAGATGTTCTTGATGCCAAGCGTCAAGGTTTTATGGGGGCAACTAATATAGTTAACTACCTGACAAACCATGACCATAACCATGTCATGGCAGAATTGGGCGAACGTGAGATTTTTGATGAAGAAGCATTTAGACGTGCAAAATTAGGTGCAGTATTGCTAATGACAGCAATGGGAGTGCCATTAATTTGGATGGGTGAAGAATTTGGTGAGTATAAATACAAAACTCCCGACCAAGCTAAAATTGAATGGACTTTGTTAAAAAATGACCTAAATAGTGGTTTGTTGGACTATTACAAAGGTTTGATTGCGCTGCGTAAAAACAATCATGCCCTCTACACAGAAAACATTGAATTTTTCCATGAAAACCCCGAAGCAAAAGTGCTTGCCTACACTCGTTGGAATGATGAAGGTTCACGTTTAGTCGTAGTGGCAAATTTCTCGGATCAGTTTTTAGGTGGTTATTCAGTACCAGGTTTTCCAGAAAATGGAACTTGGCATGAGTGGACTTACGACCATAATGTTGAAGTTGGAGATAACAACCTCATAACTGATTTAGGAGAGTACGAAGCTAAGGTTTTTGTCTGGCACTAA